A section of the Oryza sativa Japonica Group chromosome 1, ASM3414082v1 genome encodes:
- the LOC4326456 gene encoding uncharacterized protein isoform X2, giving the protein MCANQFAMVEELASLIKDNLYSKHLVLSTEETLVGILQNQYHNSDDDEDEDDIVAAYRGTNRNILELQPASSYQRLLLHRLADIYGFVHESVGEGEDRHLVLQRCPETAIPPVLVSDVLWEYDNKDTSTSVVVKRKDTDLEEAWKEDAQENISAEISHLKNDADLKALQKSVAPPAPSLKEREAAYRAARERIFSAHDAKGNGTAVAKPRHVPAVAQRMIAHALGKKVESPTETAAVKNGKGKEPAESSRNKLNPRTAGGKEDSRYVENGRMRLHTGNPCKQSWRTSNSRAASSVSPDELKREQVGAAKRMFVHALRLPGVEGSDGPVRKGK; this is encoded by the exons ATGTGCGCCAACCAATTCGCTATG GTTGAGGAGCTGGCTTCACTCATCAAGGACAACCTCTACAGCAAGCACCTCGTCCTCTCTACTGAGGAAACCCTCGTCGGGATCCTACAGAACCAGTACCACAACTCTGACGATGACGAGGATGAGGACGATATAGTGGCAGCATACCGCGGGACAAATAGGAATATCCTAGAGCTCCAACCTGCCAGCTCCTATCAACGTCTTCTTTTGCATCGCCTTGCCGACATCTACGG GTTTGTTCATGAATCTGTTGGTGAAGGTGAAGATCGACACTTAGTTCTCCAGCGCTGCCCTGAAACTGCCAT CCCACCTGTCCTCGTAAGCGACGTATTATGGGAGTATGACAACAAAGATACATCGACATCTGTTGTAGTGAAGAGGAAAGATACAG ATCTTGAAGAAGCCTGGAAGGAAGATGCCCAAGAAAATATTTCTGCTGAAATCTCGCATTTGAAAAATGATGCAG ATTTGAAGGCTTTGCAAAAGTCAGTTGCACCCCCAGCACCGTCACTCAAGGAGAGGGAAGCTGCTTATCGAGCTGCTCGCGAGCGTATCTTCTCAGCGCATGATGCCAAGGGAAATGGGACAGCAGTGGCAAAACCTAGGCATGTTCCTGCTGTTGCTCAACGGATGATCGCGCATGCACTTGGCAAAAAAGTTGAGAGCCCGACAGAGACAGCAGCCGTGAAGAATGGCAAAGGAAAGGAGCCAGCGGAAAGTAGTAGGAACAAGTTAAACCCACGCACAGCAGGTGGCAAGGAAGATAGCAGGTATGTTGAGAATGGCAGAATGAGGTTGCACACCGGGAATCCATGTAAGCAGAGCTGGCGTACAAGTAACAGTAGAGCTGCTAGTAGTGTTAGTCCTGATGAACTGAAGAGGGAGCAGGTTGGAGCGGCAAAGAGGATGTTTGTGCATGCCCTGCGGCTGCCTGGTGTTGAAGGAAGTGATGGTCCGGTGCGGAAAGGCAAGTAA
- the LOC4326456 gene encoding uncharacterized protein isoform X1, translating into MINFAVQSRCAPTNSLCSCVALCERNFKLEQVEELASLIKDNLYSKHLVLSTEETLVGILQNQYHNSDDDEDEDDIVAAYRGTNRNILELQPASSYQRLLLHRLADIYGFVHESVGEGEDRHLVLQRCPETAIPPVLVSDVLWEYDNKDTSTSVVVKRKDTDLEEAWKEDAQENISAEISHLKNDADLKALQKSVAPPAPSLKEREAAYRAARERIFSAHDAKGNGTAVAKPRHVPAVAQRMIAHALGKKVESPTETAAVKNGKGKEPAESSRNKLNPRTAGGKEDSRYVENGRMRLHTGNPCKQSWRTSNSRAASSVSPDELKREQVGAAKRMFVHALRLPGVEGSDGPVRKGK; encoded by the exons ATGATCAATTTCGCCGTCCAATCCAGATGTGCGCCAACCAATTCGCTATG ttCTTGTGTTGCTCTGTGCGAACGAAACTTTAAACTGGAACAGGTTGAGGAGCTGGCTTCACTCATCAAGGACAACCTCTACAGCAAGCACCTCGTCCTCTCTACTGAGGAAACCCTCGTCGGGATCCTACAGAACCAGTACCACAACTCTGACGATGACGAGGATGAGGACGATATAGTGGCAGCATACCGCGGGACAAATAGGAATATCCTAGAGCTCCAACCTGCCAGCTCCTATCAACGTCTTCTTTTGCATCGCCTTGCCGACATCTACGG GTTTGTTCATGAATCTGTTGGTGAAGGTGAAGATCGACACTTAGTTCTCCAGCGCTGCCCTGAAACTGCCAT CCCACCTGTCCTCGTAAGCGACGTATTATGGGAGTATGACAACAAAGATACATCGACATCTGTTGTAGTGAAGAGGAAAGATACAG ATCTTGAAGAAGCCTGGAAGGAAGATGCCCAAGAAAATATTTCTGCTGAAATCTCGCATTTGAAAAATGATGCAG ATTTGAAGGCTTTGCAAAAGTCAGTTGCACCCCCAGCACCGTCACTCAAGGAGAGGGAAGCTGCTTATCGAGCTGCTCGCGAGCGTATCTTCTCAGCGCATGATGCCAAGGGAAATGGGACAGCAGTGGCAAAACCTAGGCATGTTCCTGCTGTTGCTCAACGGATGATCGCGCATGCACTTGGCAAAAAAGTTGAGAGCCCGACAGAGACAGCAGCCGTGAAGAATGGCAAAGGAAAGGAGCCAGCGGAAAGTAGTAGGAACAAGTTAAACCCACGCACAGCAGGTGGCAAGGAAGATAGCAGGTATGTTGAGAATGGCAGAATGAGGTTGCACACCGGGAATCCATGTAAGCAGAGCTGGCGTACAAGTAACAGTAGAGCTGCTAGTAGTGTTAGTCCTGATGAACTGAAGAGGGAGCAGGTTGGAGCGGCAAAGAGGATGTTTGTGCATGCCCTGCGGCTGCCTGGTGTTGAAGGAAGTGATGGTCCGGTGCGGAAAGGCAAGTAA
- the LOC112163591 gene encoding uncharacterized protein isoform X2 produces MACTAARMFASNATLCACEPGFYLSAAINGTCLGLPDGGWQVGSVGASRNQSFYFLTPVLSLDVVRRLTQSQALLLEATIAALLSWLAFCAFARFTGHDPTGNKRLFRARFWVSRLDCIYDTTHWADDQQVLRKRKTELGGTCSVASLILFVGLVTVLLYQAIQRRNIEVHRVKPANAPDLLSFVNDIEFHITTISSMSCSQLVAPSTIAMGTPGSMDFRLLPLSTLLTYNCQNTSQGPSVSLKCNGCRIPPRDHYVSWQFIDLPRQPAAAVGFQFNLTAKQHGDDKHVSSVSGTINSDNFTDDKLKTFRGRDSNVLKIQLFPQTYINHHNLKLLQPLVQDFTQVSILASIGGLYAFSVAIFLCLMAQCEARIKKLRDEDSRMLKILRKRRAQQNWDKVRKFVMYTWGPSNLDPSDRSGKWPESSVMDSLHGSFHKKRKPIRRATSNGNKPKRNPADAGVIDIERVGEMQESSSSRQA; encoded by the exons ATGGCGTGCACGGCGGCGCGCATGTTCGCCTCCAACGCCACCCTCTGCGCCTGCGAGCCGGGCTTctacctctccgccgccatcaacGGCACCTGCCTCGGCCTGCCCGACGGCGGCTGGCAGGTCGGCTCCGTCGGCGCCTCCCGCAACCAGAGCTTCTACTTCCTCACCCCCGTCCTCTCCCTCGACGTCGTCCGCCGCCTCACCCAGTCCCAGGCCCTCCTCCTCGAGGCCACCATCGCTGCCCTCCTCTCCTGGCTTGCCTTTTGTGCCTTCGCCAGGTTCACCGGACACGACCCCACCGGCAACAAGAGGCTCTTCCGCGCGCGCTTCTGGGTCAGCCGCCTCGACTGCATCTACGACACCACCCACTGGGcg GATGACCAGCAAGTActgaggaaaagaaaaacagagttgGGTGGTACGTGCTCAGTAGCTAGCTTGATACTCTTCGTTGGATTAGTCACTGT GCTGCTGTACCAAGCCATCCAAAGACGCAACATTGAAGTGCATCGGGTCAAACCAGCCAATGCTCCTGATTTGTTGTCTTTTGTCAATGATATCGAGTTCCACATAACCACCATCTCTAGCATGTCTTGCTCTCAGTTGGTTGCCCCTTCTACAATTGCAATGGGAACACCTGGATCTATGGACTTCAGGCTGCTGCCTTTGTCAACATTGTTGACATACAATTGCCAGAACACGAGCCAGGGGCCATCTGTTTCACTCAAGTGCAATGGCTGCAGAATCCCGCCAAGAGACCACTACGTATCCTGGCAATTTATTGACCTGCCAAGGCAACCAGCTGCCGCTGTTGGCTTCCAGTTTAATCTCACTGCGAAGCAACATGGAGATGACAAACATGTGAGCTCTGTCAGTGGAACTATAAACTCCGACAATTTTACTGATGACAAGCTGAAGACATTCAGAGGGAGAGATTCCAATGTGCTCAAGATTCAATTGTTTCCTCAAACATACATCAATCATCACAATTTGAAGCTTCTGCAACCTCTGGTTCAGGACTTCACTCAAG TCAGTATACTTGCAAGTATTGGTGGCCTTTATGCCTTCAGTGTGGCAATATTTCTTTGCCTTATGGCTCAA TGTGAAGCTAGGATAAAAAAGCTTCGAGACGAGGATTCCAGAATGCTAAAAATACTGAGGAAAAGACGTGCTCAACAGAATTGGGATAAG GTGAGGAAGTTTGTCATGTATACCTGGGGCCCTAGCAACTTGGATCCAAGTGATAGAAGTGGCAAATGGCCTGAAAGTTCAGTGATGGATTCTCTCCATGGATCCTTccacaagaaaagaaaaccgATTAGACGAGCAACCTCGAATGGTAACAAACCTAAGAGAAATCCTGCTGACGCG GGAGTTATTGACATCGAAAGAGTTGGGGAAATGCAGGAGTCGAGTAGTTCTAGACAGGCTTAA
- the LOC112163591 gene encoding uncharacterized protein LOC112163591, with protein MACTAARMFASNATLCACEPGFYLSAAINGTCLGLPDGGWQVGSVGASRNQSFYFLTPVLSLDVVRRLTQSQALLLEATIAALLSWLAFCAFARFTGHDPTGNKRLFRARFWVSRLDCIYDTTHWADDQQVLRKRKTELGGTCSVASLILFVGLVTVLLYQAIQRRNIEVHRVKPANAPDLLSFVNDIEFHITTISSMSCSQLVAPSTIAMGTPGSMDFRLLPLSTLLTYNCQNTSQGPSVSLKCNGCRIPPRDHYVSWQFIDLPRQPAAAVGFQFNLTAKQHGDDKHVSSVSGTINSDNFTDDKLKTFRGRDSNVLKIQLFPQTYINHHNLKLLQPLVQDFTQGSTFSNVRNLNASLQNPMDGIINTTLYISYLSNYIVEISNENVLGPVSILASIGGLYAFSVAIFLCLMAQCEARIKKLRDEDSRMLKILRKRRAQQNWDKVRKFVMYTWGPSNLDPSDRSGKWPESSVMDSLHGSFHKKRKPIRRATSNGNKPKRNPADAGVIDIERVGEMQESSSSRQA; from the exons ATGGCGTGCACGGCGGCGCGCATGTTCGCCTCCAACGCCACCCTCTGCGCCTGCGAGCCGGGCTTctacctctccgccgccatcaacGGCACCTGCCTCGGCCTGCCCGACGGCGGCTGGCAGGTCGGCTCCGTCGGCGCCTCCCGCAACCAGAGCTTCTACTTCCTCACCCCCGTCCTCTCCCTCGACGTCGTCCGCCGCCTCACCCAGTCCCAGGCCCTCCTCCTCGAGGCCACCATCGCTGCCCTCCTCTCCTGGCTTGCCTTTTGTGCCTTCGCCAGGTTCACCGGACACGACCCCACCGGCAACAAGAGGCTCTTCCGCGCGCGCTTCTGGGTCAGCCGCCTCGACTGCATCTACGACACCACCCACTGGGcg GATGACCAGCAAGTActgaggaaaagaaaaacagagttgGGTGGTACGTGCTCAGTAGCTAGCTTGATACTCTTCGTTGGATTAGTCACTGT GCTGCTGTACCAAGCCATCCAAAGACGCAACATTGAAGTGCATCGGGTCAAACCAGCCAATGCTCCTGATTTGTTGTCTTTTGTCAATGATATCGAGTTCCACATAACCACCATCTCTAGCATGTCTTGCTCTCAGTTGGTTGCCCCTTCTACAATTGCAATGGGAACACCTGGATCTATGGACTTCAGGCTGCTGCCTTTGTCAACATTGTTGACATACAATTGCCAGAACACGAGCCAGGGGCCATCTGTTTCACTCAAGTGCAATGGCTGCAGAATCCCGCCAAGAGACCACTACGTATCCTGGCAATTTATTGACCTGCCAAGGCAACCAGCTGCCGCTGTTGGCTTCCAGTTTAATCTCACTGCGAAGCAACATGGAGATGACAAACATGTGAGCTCTGTCAGTGGAACTATAAACTCCGACAATTTTACTGATGACAAGCTGAAGACATTCAGAGGGAGAGATTCCAATGTGCTCAAGATTCAATTGTTTCCTCAAACATACATCAATCATCACAATTTGAAGCTTCTGCAACCTCTGGTTCAGGACTTCACTCAAGGTTCTACCTTTTCAAATGTTAGAAACTTGAATGCTTCCTTGCAAAACCCTATGGATGGAATAATAAATACTACACTCTACATAAGCTATCTTTCCAACTACATTGTGGAGATTAGCAACGAAAATGTGCTAGGCCCAG TCAGTATACTTGCAAGTATTGGTGGCCTTTATGCCTTCAGTGTGGCAATATTTCTTTGCCTTATGGCTCAA TGTGAAGCTAGGATAAAAAAGCTTCGAGACGAGGATTCCAGAATGCTAAAAATACTGAGGAAAAGACGTGCTCAACAGAATTGGGATAAG GTGAGGAAGTTTGTCATGTATACCTGGGGCCCTAGCAACTTGGATCCAAGTGATAGAAGTGGCAAATGGCCTGAAAGTTCAGTGATGGATTCTCTCCATGGATCCTTccacaagaaaagaaaaccgATTAGACGAGCAACCTCGAATGGTAACAAACCTAAGAGAAATCCTGCTGACGCG GGAGTTATTGACATCGAAAGAGTTGGGGAAATGCAGGAGTCGAGTAGTTCTAGACAGGCTTAA